From one Triticum aestivum cultivar Chinese Spring chromosome 4B, IWGSC CS RefSeq v2.1, whole genome shotgun sequence genomic stretch:
- the LOC123091655 gene encoding protein ZINC INDUCED FACILITATOR-LIKE 1 — protein sequence MAAMGDTTRNRTFPHGNDNDDATAPPSPSPPEMVYYEGCPGCAMERKKENNTGTPYKEFFYVGVTTLASALPISSLFPFLYFMIQDMHVAKNEQDIGVYAGLLGASYMIGRCFASLFWGVVADRIGRKPIIALSMFSVVIFNTLFGLSVKYWMAIATRMLLGSMNGMLAPIKAYSVEVCRPEHHALGLSVVSTGWGIGLVVGPAIGGYLAQPAKQYPNLFSENSIFGRFPYLLPCLFISLIAFAVLISCIWLPETLHMHKNLEREVEMVGDSRAAPHREVPHSEKSLYKNWPLMSSIIAYCVFTLHDTAYSEIFSLWAVSEKKYGGLSFSSKDVGQVLAVSGAGLLLYQIFVYRHVHKYLGSIISSRIAAALSIPLLATYPFMTHLSGTKLGLAIYFAAVIKGAFATTILTGTCILQNSAVSQNQRGAANGISTTAMSLFKAIAPAGAGVLFSWAQKRQHAAFFPGDQMIFLILNLVEVIGLVLTFKPFLAVPKQYDFK from the exons ATGGCCGCAATGGGCGACACTACCAGGAACCGGACGTTCCCGCATGGTAACGACAATGACGACGCGACGgcgccgccctcgccctcgccgccggagATGGTGTACTACGAGGGGTGCCCGGGGTGCGCCATGGAGCGTAAGAAGGAGAACAACACAGGCACGCCCTACAAGGAGTTCTTCTACGTCGGGGTCACCACCCTCGCCTCAG CTCTACCAATATCATCACTCTTCCCATTCTTGTACTTCATG ATACAAGATATGCATGTGGCAAAAAACGAACAAGACATCGGTGTGTATGCTGGTCTTCTTG GTGCATCGTACATGATCGGCAGATGTTTCGCCTCGCTCTTCTGGGGTGTGGTGGCAGATCGTATTGGGAGAAAACCTATCATTGCACTCTCCATGTTCTCAGT GGTCATCTTTAACACTCTATTTGGACTAAGTGTAAAGTATTGGATGGCGATTGCCACAAGAATGCTCCTTGGTTCTATGAATGGCATGCTTGCCCCAATAAAG GCTTATTCAGTTGAAGTTTGTCGACCTGAACATCATGCTCTAGGATTATCAGTA GTAAGCACGGGTTGGGGCATAGGTCTTGTTGTCGGTCCAGCCATTGGAGGCTACTTAGCACAG CCTGCAAAGCAATATCCGAACCTATTTTCTGAGAACTCGATTTTTGGGAG GTTTCCCTATTTGTTGCCGTGCCTTTTTATTTCACTGATCGCCTTTGCTGTTCTAATAAGCTGCATATGGCTACCG GAGACACTTCATATGCATAAAAACTTAGAAAGGGAAGTAGAAATGGTTGGTGATTCAAGAGCTGCTCCCCATAGAGAAGTTCCACATTCAGAGAAGAGTCTATACAAGAACTGGCCATTGATGTCTTCTATAATTGCATATTGTGTTTTCACCCTTCATGATACAGCATACAGTGAG ATATTTTCCTTGTGGGCTGTAAGTGAAAAAAAGTATGGCGGACTAAGCTTTTCATCTAAAGATGTTGGCCAAGTTCTTGCAGTTTCAG GTGCTGGTCTTCTTTTGTATCAAATATTTGTTTATAGACACGTCCACAAATATCTTGGGTCTATCATTTCATCCCGTATTGCAGCT GCTCTATCCATACCACTTCTTGCTACTTACCCCTTCATGACACACCTATCAGGGACCAAACTCGGACTAGCCATTTACTTCGCTGCCGTTATAAAGGGCGCTTTTGCC ACGACTATCTTAACGGGCACTTGTATTCTGCAAAACAGTGCTGTG TCACAAAATCAAAGAGGTGCTGCAAATGGCATATCTACGACCGCAATGTCCCTCTTCAAGGCTATTGCTCCAGCAGGAGCAGGCGTTCT GTTCTCATGGGCCCAAAAGCGCCAACATGCCGCTTTCTTTCCAG GGGATCAAATGATATTCCTGATTTTGAATTTAGTCGAAGTAATTGGGCTTGTGCTAACCTTCAAGCCATTCCTAGCAGTTCCAAAGCAATATGATTTCAAGTAG
- the LOC123094685 gene encoding uncharacterized protein yields MANAGGERPDWGADLVEKARQVAAGTFVRGRAGVQRGAPSAADLEKAGAGCSGAVQPDAPALAISGEAQKVEAGSGEAQKVEAGSGEAHEVEKVDKVEAGSGEEQAEQKKEDLVGNKRKWDASGYDPYDSDEDEPYEYGSGDDVVQGNAKSFEEKEELKIRAQGPAKYYNWRSDKYRCPYCTRPKPRSGLLEHLMEHCRATSISSHDYKIRAQHSALHKVLKP; encoded by the exons atggcgaaCGCAGGAGGTGAGCGCCCGGATTGGGGCGCAGATCTGGTGGAGAAGGCGCGGCAGGTCGCTGCGGGCACCTTTGTGAGGGGACGTGCCGGCGTACAGCGCGGTGCTCCCTCCGCTGCAGATCTGGAGAAGGCGGGGGCGGGATGCAGCGGCGCAGTCCAGCCAGATGCGCCCGCTCTGGCGATCTCCGGCGAGGCacagaaggtggaggcgggctctggcgaggcgcagaaggtggaggcgggctccggcgaggcgcacgaggtggagaaggtggaTAAGGTGGAGGCCGGCTCTGGCGAGGAGCAGGCGGAGCAGAAG AAGGAGGATCTTGTTGGCAACAAGAGGAAGTGGGACGCATCTGGGTACGACCCTTATGACAGTGATGAGGATGAGCCGTACGAG tatgGATCTGGAGATGATGTGGTCCAGGGGAACGCCAAGTCCTTTGAAGAGAAGGAGGAGTTGAAGATCAGGGCCCAAGGACCTGCTAAGTACTACAACTGGAGGTCTGACAAGTACCGGTGCCCCTACTGCACCAGGCCCAAGCCCAGGTCTGGGTTGCTGGAGCATCTGATGGAGCATTGTCGGGCTACATCCATCAGCAGTCATGACTACAAGATCAGGGCTCAGCATTCTGCCCTCCACAAGGTCCTGAAACCCTGA